A window of the Pyrodictium abyssi genome harbors these coding sequences:
- a CDS encoding cupin domain-containing protein → MTVERGPCGEKVGRASDVEAKEATLGSGEKVPGVYIRWLISSGDGAPTFAMRLFTVEPGAHIPGHKHPWEHEIYVLRGSMRVRIGQREYSVSSGSFVYVPPNVEHEYFAGEDGVEFLCIIPLRPSVDDSYNPCKPSA, encoded by the coding sequence TTGACTGTAGAACGTGGTCCTTGTGGCGAGAAGGTAGGGAGGGCGTCCGACGTAGAGGCGAAGGAGGCCACGCTAGGGAGTGGCGAGAAGGTACCCGGGGTATACATACGCTGGCTCATATCCAGTGGGGATGGCGCGCCTACATTCGCTATGAGGCTCTTCACGGTCGAGCCAGGCGCTCATATACCAGGGCACAAGCATCCATGGGAGCACGAGATATACGTGCTCCGGGGCTCTATGCGTGTAAGGATAGGCCAGAGAGAATACAGTGTGAGCAGTGGAAGCTTCGTATACGTACCGCCGAACGTAGAGCACGAGTACTTTGCCGGCGAGGATGGCGTAGAGTTCCTCTGCATAATCCCGCTAAGACCCAGCGTGGATGACAGCTACAACCCTTGCAAGCCCAGTGCCTGA